A region of the Thamnophis elegans isolate rThaEle1 chromosome 1, rThaEle1.pri, whole genome shotgun sequence genome:
CtccataaaatgaaaagaaatgcttGGGTTTTGTGAAAGAGGAGCACAAGCATCAATCAAAAATGCAAGCTCTTGGTTTCTAAATGAATTGGAAGATTGGATTGTCTGGTTCATTTTGGTCCTATCTTAGTATTTTCATGAATTTAAGGGCATTTTTAAGCCTGGTAATTTCATTCTTTGCAATATGTTTTCTGAGTGTGGCAATTACAATCATCAGGGGTCAAATACGAAAAGCATCTGTTTTCCTataaaggggaaaacagaaatgtGTCTCGCGTTACTACGAATCGCATCACAGTATATTAACCAGTAGCAACATTAAAAGTGCTTTAGTCTCGATGCTCTGGTGACTGGCAAATTTACACGACAGAACTAGGAAGATAAATGTTTAAAGGCAAATTCACACAATCATAAAATTAAGTGCCCAATTACAATATTGGTAAATATTATTTCAGTGTAACTTGGCTCAAGAAACAGGGAGAACTGTAGCTGCCAGAAGAGTCAACTGCATCAACGTTGCATTTGAAACCAAGCAAGCTTTTCTCTGAGCTACAGAGCTCCAATATTGTGAAAATAGGGATGCATTGACTTTGATAAGTGCTGATTGTCACGAGAGCTGCACTGGTCTCATCTCAACTGAGACCTTGCAGGAAAATCCATCTCCATGTACGTACATAGATTGGGGTATTTCTCAGGCTTTGGAACTAGCCAGTTCCGGGCTTCCTTCCTTGTCCACGTTCTCCTCCTCAACTGGGCTGCAGAGTTCCTTGGCTGGTGTGGTCTCTTCTTGGGGTGTCTTGCAAGCGTTGTGCCTTGCCATCATGTACACAAATGACAAAAGATACAGCGTGGCCAGAACAGTGAAGTAGCCAAAGTAAACGTTGAACTGGAAGAGGAGAAAATGCAGGAATATTTTGAGAAAGAACAATACCTTTACTTCATTAACCTCAatgcaaacaaacacacaaaaatgaAAGCATCAATCCACTTAAggattgaaaagaaggaccattAAAAGAATAGTataggtactcctcgacttacgaccacaattgagcccaaaatttctgttaagtgagacatttgttaggggagtttgtcccattttacgaccattcttgccacagttgttaagtgaatcattgcagctgttattaacacagttgttaaatgaatctggttttccccattgactttgcttgtcagaaggctgcaaaagctgctcacatgatcccaggacacttaCAACCATCctgaatatgaaccagttgccaagcatttgaattttgatcacgtggccatgggggtgctgcaagtcttaagtgtgagaaatggtcacgtttttcagtgccgtcgtagctttgaacgatcactaaacgtgttgttgtaagtcgaggactagctgtaaaagGGCCTTGAAATTGGCTCGGCTCAATGGGGCCATTCAGTGTACCACCCTACTGCCCACAGTGACCATCCAGATGCCTCTTAAAAATTCTTCCAGTTTGCTCGCAGGGTCATTTTTTatcctccagagcctccagggaagctctggaaggcccctgaaggctctggagggatAAAACTGGCCTACAAGTAAACCggagtccattcccaaacttccggtttgaccagagggctgggtttttttgcactccggaggcttcagagaagctcctgaagcctccggagggctttcgggaggggggggggaggctgttttcgccctccccaggctcctataaagcctctggagcctgaggagggcgaaaaatggcctcaaaaaaggctgaagtcagcagGCCAATGCACACATGTgccctggccagctgacagggcaatgccttgtgtggcctgacaaatggctctgcatgccacctgtggcatgtgtgcgcCATCCCAGACCTAGAGCAATGATGCCGAATTTTTttgtgcccaaaccagaatgtacGTGCATGTAAgtgcactggaaacctgaagaccagctggccggcatgccatgcaggtttttttgttttgttttgggccattttcagaccattCTTTGGCCATTTTTGGGCCTTGGTTTTGGccgtttttgggccattttcaggctgttttccagcactCCGGTACCTGCAAAGAGCACAGTGCACGCGTgcgccagaaaccaaaagagcagctggcaacagcacgCCTGCCCACAGACAGGgctatgtgccacctctggcacgcgtgccgtaggttcaccatcccagacCTAGAGTGcctgaacacaaacacaaacactggCCCTACCTAACCATCAGCAGTCAGACCCAATCTCCTTCCTGTGAAcacagagaagaaggaagagggacaTGCAGAGGAATCTTGCCACCTGGGAAAAATGGGAAAGCCCCACTGTGAGGAGTTATCTATCTCCACACAAGCTTCCAAACAAAATTGTTGGTCAGGGGCAACTTTTATATGGCTTCCCATAACAGGCAAGGCAAAGCCTTCCTGATAGGCAGCTTCCACTGAACAAGGAGCAGCTAAGGTAACTGTAGAGTAACTTTTCCTTACCTGGGAATGGACTGGGAGAGCCAGACCTCTCTTATCGGTTATGATGATAGTGATGATGGTTTTgagaactgtggcaaggaaagtatTGACACCAAACACCAGAGCACAGAGTTCTTTGGACAGCGAAGATGCGATCTGGAAGCTTCAGtcagagagagaaaacaaattaGCTTTGTGCCACTTCAAAATATCCTGAGCAGAAAGAAGACACACATCCTGGGTAAGGGATCAGCTTTTGGCTGGATTCTGCTGATTTGTTGAAACATCTTGGCAAACGAGGGTCACCCACAATTGCTACTGTCAGTTTTATTTAAAGTCTCAAAATGTTACAGCAGACTCTTCCATCCTCCTCCTGATATTTATAATACACCAACAAAATGTGCAGGATTACAGCCAACCCATCTGAGGACAGCAAACTAGGGAAGAGGATGCTACCGCAATACATACTACTGCTATAAATTTGTGGGAGGAGGGCCCTTAGAGGGAAAAACCCCTGGAAAATAAGATATTTAGAAGACAAAATTATTTGTCATCATTATTAGCGAACTATTTTCAGATTAGGTGCATTAACCCATTGGCCTGGTAAGATAGTAGGAACATCTGATCCAGTATTTTTCAGTTTTAACATCCTTACAAAAACCCTGCATTATCCTGGAATATTGCACTTTGTTTGGATCTCGCTCCGTGTGCAACCGTGTAACTTTACAGACACGTGGATGATAGCTCTCGCTCCAATGCTGAACTAGTTTCCTAGGTTGGCTGGCGGAAGCTCTATGTATCCATTTTTACCAGTGTAAAAATGTAAATTTAGCTGTCAGTTCTCACCACCATCACTCACATGGCTATAGGCACAAGAAACTGGTAGGAGCCCCTGAAGAGGACATAGGCCACATAGCACAGCCAAATATTGGCAGTTGTGTTCATCAACAACAGTAGGCCTGCCTGGACTGCTGTCACAACCCCAATCACCAGTTTTGACCAGAAGGCCCATCGGATCTTCACAAAGCCAGCAGAAAAAGCAGTGATGGCACCTAGGAAAACACAAATGATTGTCAAGAGGAGACAAGTCCTTTATAGCTAAACCGGGCTCTAGTTTTCTATGCAGTATTCTACCTTCTTCTGTGATGAAGCAGCCATAGTATACCAGAAATGTCATGGGGGGGAAATATCCTTAAAACTAAATTTGACAACTTTCTGATTTAATGGAATGCGACTCCAATTATTCTGCATCCATTCATTATAGCTGACACAAATATCAACTACATATAGGCTATTCAAGGATGTTGACTCACTTTGAATAGCATACAGGTAAATAGATTTTGTCCAAGGCCTGAGATACGATGAATCAAAGTGAATGCATTCGGACTCACATGGATTTTAGGATAGTGTaaattaattggggggggggggtaaagttccaatttaagagGGTTATGATTGCAGTAGAACTGTTgtgaaataatataaaaagaaatatttcaggGAAATATCTGAGTTCTTTTTATAAAGTATTGATCACTTCTTCcaatggtggttttttttcttgctggaAGTGGTGCTTCCCTATCTTTTTGACTTAAGATGACATGAACTGAGCCTGTAATCCCTGTCATTAGTGAACCAGATAAGATGTTAATTTTATATGCTTGGCAATGGGGGAAGTTGCATACCTAATAGGATTTGACCAAGCAAAAGCACACTCACTGAGGGTTTAGCACCTTGGCTATGTTTCCCAACCACTTTCTATGCAAGGTGACTAACACAGGCCATCTCATCATTCCCAAATGATTTTTACAACAACAGCTGCAGATTTCTTAGTTCTACAAGAATGGGAATCACAACCAAATAATTATAGAATATCCGCGATGACCTTAGTATGAACAACAGAACCTGCCTTTGCATGAAGCTGCTTAGGGCAGTGGAATTGGATAGTCTACTTCATTATTAGTGGAGCTCCTGGTTAGTCCTTTTAGGGGGCATAGCAGACTAAAAAGACAAATACATAAAATCCAACTACAGAAGACGAGTAATATCCATATATACCAAGCAGGGTAGAAACAGCTTCCACTCCACCATTGTAGACCTTTCTGTTGTCCTTTGTGGGATATATTTCATTCCATAAAATATGCACATAATAAAGCATCAGATAGTAGCCAGCAGAATTGAATATCCACCAAAGGGACCAAAGTCTCAGCTGTGGCTTTCGTACAATAATGCCCAACTCCTTTACCATCCGGAATAAGACCAGATTTTTCCAGGAAGAGATCTTATACCACATGGGCTCTCCTGCCCCAGGGTTCATTTTGTCCAGTTCTGAGGGCGAGGTACCATTACACCAGCTCTTGCTCCTGTTGAAGAAGAGGCTGCGTTTCGGACGCTTCAGGAAGAGGGTCAAGACTAGCCCAAAGCACATGAAGCCCAATGAGATATAATTCACTGTCATGAAGGTGGTGCCTCCAACTGTGACACAGAGTTGTCCCACCACGGAACTGGTGAAGACACCCATCAGCACGGAAGACCGGGAATAACTGGCCATGCGCTGATAGCGTGACGGAGTGACCAGGGTGAAGATGTAGGAGGAGTAGGCTATTCGCGTAGCCATCGTGATTCCATAGAAGAACTCCATGAACTGCATGGCAATGATGCTGGTACCAAAGATCAGCAGCAGCCAGATAGCAATGTGGCTCAAGCTCTGTAGCACCAACATTGGCTTGTACCGCAGATAGTCTGTGAGTAGAAAGATGGGCACTAATACTGCCATGTAAGAATACGACAGGACAGGTGTTATTTCATTGGTCACCTGCAAGAGAAAACCAAACAAAGTGCAACTGATTTAGGCTAGTGAGTAAACCAGAGGGATAAAGAATTCTAGTATGAAAGAGGTCACATGCATTTTCACCTTATCTCACCTATATTCTAATCATCTATGGCAGGTCCCCCTCCTTCATGATTTACTAATAATTTGGGTGCTTCTTActcacattcttttttttagcaACAGGCACCAAGACTTATTCTAGGTACTAGCCATCCTGTGTTTGGGAAGCTGGAAACAAAACAACTATACAAGAAGGATCAGCTGATTCAGGGACACCAGGGTTGGGATTGGAGTATCCATAAGAGAAAGAAGCCTCCATAGCTATAAGAACTTGATGGAATTCTGGATGAATGGAAATACATTGATCATTGGGTGGGCAGGACTGAAAGGAGAAAACAAAGATTCACAACTAACCCAGAAAGCTATCAAACGCTAGATTATGTCCTAGTTCATCAGACAAACCATTTTTAATCAAAATTCCTAGGGATGAAATGGAGTTGTCCACAACGGGAAATGAAATGACAGCAGGTAGCTTATAAAAGAAGGCAAAGCACCTTCAAAAAGTAAGGACCATGGT
Encoded here:
- the SLC19A1 gene encoding reduced folate transporter, whose amino-acid sequence is MSEEAKKMEKQPPDPPPDPRWKFLVGYLCFYGFMGQIRPGESFITPYLLGSEKNFTKEMVTNEITPVLSYSYMAVLVPIFLLTDYLRYKPMLVLQSLSHIAIWLLLIFGTSIIAMQFMEFFYGITMATRIAYSSYIFTLVTPSRYQRMASYSRSSVLMGVFTSSVVGQLCVTVGGTTFMTVNYISLGFMCFGLVLTLFLKRPKRSLFFNRSKSWCNGTSPSELDKMNPGAGEPMWYKISSWKNLVLFRMVKELGIIVRKPQLRLWSLWWIFNSAGYYLMLYYVHILWNEIYPTKDNRKVYNGGVEAVSTLLGAITAFSAGFVKIRWAFWSKLVIGVVTAVQAGLLLLMNTTANIWLCYVAYVLFRGSYQFLVPIAIFQIASSLSKELCALVFGVNTFLATVLKTIITIIITDKRGLALPVHSQFNVYFGYFTVLATLYLLSFVYMMARHNACKTPQEETTPAKELCSPVEEENVDKEGSPELASSKA